One part of the Ancylomarina subtilis genome encodes these proteins:
- a CDS encoding sigma-54-dependent transcriptional regulator, which yields MNKVGKILAIDDNEDILFSLKLLLKQHVELIHTESDPELIPKLMKQENYDVILLDMNFTKDAISGQEGYHWLNRILEIDPRAVVLFITAYGDVEKSVKAIKAGATDFILKPWQNEKLMATISSAIKLRKSKEEVTQLKTKQKELNAVLDQPFNDFIGVSPEMQTVFATIQKVAVTDANVLILGENGTGKELVARALHRNSSRKDEVFVSVDLGAINENLFESELFGHVKGAFTDARADRPGRFEIASGGTLFLDEIGNLSLPMQAKLLTVLERREVIRVGSNKPIPIDIRLICATNMPILQMVAEENYRQDLLYRINTVEINLPALNERYEDIPLLAEHFLKIYAKKYKKSFGPLSKACINKLYDYSWPGNVRELQHLMERAVIMADDNNLQPSDFQINTGHSQQSDVELDSYNLEEVEKNIIQKVLKTNQGNISKAAGELGLTRTSLYRRLEKYGL from the coding sequence ATGAATAAAGTTGGAAAAATTTTAGCAATTGATGATAATGAAGATATTCTATTTTCATTGAAGTTACTGTTGAAGCAGCATGTCGAATTGATACATACCGAATCAGATCCTGAATTAATACCGAAGTTGATGAAACAGGAAAATTATGATGTGATTCTTTTGGATATGAATTTTACCAAGGATGCTATTAGCGGACAGGAGGGCTATCATTGGTTAAATCGAATTCTCGAGATTGATCCCAGGGCAGTTGTGCTTTTCATTACGGCCTATGGTGATGTTGAAAAATCTGTAAAAGCTATTAAAGCTGGTGCAACTGATTTTATCTTAAAGCCCTGGCAAAACGAAAAGTTAATGGCTACGATTTCGTCAGCGATTAAGCTTAGAAAATCGAAAGAAGAGGTGACACAGCTGAAAACCAAACAAAAAGAGTTGAATGCGGTTCTGGATCAGCCCTTTAATGATTTTATTGGCGTTTCACCCGAAATGCAAACGGTTTTTGCAACCATACAAAAGGTGGCAGTAACTGATGCAAATGTGTTGATCCTAGGCGAGAACGGAACGGGAAAAGAACTCGTAGCGCGAGCCCTTCATCGCAATTCGTCTAGAAAGGATGAAGTTTTTGTTAGTGTTGACTTGGGTGCGATTAATGAAAACCTGTTCGAAAGTGAATTGTTTGGTCATGTGAAAGGTGCTTTTACCGATGCAAGAGCAGATCGTCCTGGTCGTTTTGAAATTGCCTCAGGGGGGACATTGTTTTTGGATGAAATAGGAAACCTATCTTTACCGATGCAGGCTAAATTACTGACGGTTCTTGAAAGACGAGAAGTTATTCGTGTGGGTTCAAACAAACCAATTCCTATTGATATTCGATTGATTTGCGCAACCAATATGCCAATTCTTCAGATGGTCGCTGAGGAGAATTACAGACAGGATTTGCTATATAGAATTAATACCGTAGAGATTAATTTGCCGGCACTTAATGAGCGATATGAGGATATTCCATTATTGGCTGAACACTTCTTGAAAATTTATGCAAAGAAGTATAAGAAGAGTTTTGGTCCACTTTCAAAAGCTTGCATCAATAAATTATACGACTATTCATGGCCTGGAAATGTGCGTGAACTTCAGCATTTGATGGAGCGTGCGGTTATTATGGCTGATGATAATAATTTACAGCCAAGCGATTTTCAGATAAACACCGGGCATTCACAGCAAAGCGATGTTGAGCTGGATAGTTATAATCTGGAAGAAGTGGAGAAGAATATCATTCAGAAAGTATTAAAAACCAATCAGGGAAATATTTCGAAAGCAGCCGGAGAACTTGGTTTAACTAGAACATCCTTGTATCGAAGACTAGAAAAATATGGTTTATAA
- a CDS encoding FtsX-like permease family protein, with protein MFKIFLNTVLRKLYLQKGYSLINILGLATGITCSLLILLWVEYELSFDAFHKNKNQIYCVYENQNYADGETFTVYATPAPLASNLKEHIVEIDKATRISRTWGKLMLSTEESTFVEKSGLCVDSDFFKMFSFPVLLGNPNLVMPDEHSIVITEKMSKRYFGEDNPLGKTISINTNLKYHVSAVLEDSPKNSSLYFDYLLPFNFIKENWGFNLNNWDSHAFLTMIQVKNNTYIPYLETQIKPYIKQNLEQSNTDLALQKFSDYHLHSISGKKLSPILYVRIFSMVAFIILLIACFNYMNLSTARSERRAREVAVRKVVGAHKRGLFALFMAESIFISLLAFGLAVVLVELLLPFFRELTQRDLSLKLSNPILLLSFAAVALFTGFISGSYPAIYLSSFKPIRILKGKLYRDSHFFRKLMVIVQFTISVGLIICTSIIYKQLDFLQDKDIGYQKDNIIYIEMLDNFQKHYPGLKEDLIKIPGVIKVTAANQMPINFTNSTPDISWKGKSEDAKDVLFQLSFVDYDFIETFEMEVLQGRTFSSKQGADSLKLIINEAAASVMNMKPIIGAKVKIWDYEGEIIGMVKNFNFNSLQVGVKPLLMLISSDEFKYIAIKTTGSEQPIINKIREIWSQYFPKIPFSYRLLKDDFSYLYKAESRMSLVFISFTLIAIIISALGLFGLSSYIIEQKYKEMGIRKVFGAEFQNLFKSFLFRFLRWILLANFIAWPIAYFLMQWWLAGFAYRIHISWLEFLGAGLLSILIAFVSVFYQSYRIAKITPIKAIRYE; from the coding sequence ATGTTCAAAATTTTTCTAAATACTGTTCTTAGAAAGCTTTATCTCCAAAAGGGATATTCACTGATCAATATTTTAGGTTTAGCTACAGGAATTACGTGTAGCTTGCTTATTTTACTGTGGGTTGAGTACGAATTAAGTTTTGATGCATTCCACAAAAACAAGAATCAGATATACTGTGTTTACGAGAACCAAAATTACGCTGACGGCGAAACATTCACCGTTTATGCAACCCCTGCTCCACTTGCCAGCAATCTGAAAGAACATATTGTCGAAATTGATAAGGCAACCCGTATTTCAAGAACATGGGGAAAATTGATGCTGAGCACTGAAGAATCAACTTTTGTTGAAAAATCGGGATTATGTGTTGACTCAGATTTTTTCAAGATGTTTAGCTTTCCCGTTCTTCTTGGCAACCCCAACCTGGTTATGCCTGATGAACATTCAATTGTTATTACGGAAAAGATGTCAAAGCGCTATTTCGGCGAAGACAATCCATTGGGAAAAACCATCAGCATCAATACAAACCTGAAATATCATGTCAGTGCGGTTCTTGAGGATTCTCCCAAAAATTCGTCCCTCTACTTCGACTATTTATTACCTTTCAACTTCATTAAAGAAAATTGGGGTTTCAATCTAAACAACTGGGATTCCCATGCATTCTTAACGATGATACAGGTTAAGAACAATACCTATATTCCATATTTAGAGACTCAGATTAAACCCTATATCAAACAAAATTTAGAACAATCCAATACAGACCTGGCTCTCCAAAAATTTTCTGATTATCATTTGCATTCAATCAGTGGTAAAAAGCTTAGCCCTATTCTTTATGTCAGAATCTTTTCCATGGTAGCCTTTATTATCCTACTGATTGCATGTTTCAACTATATGAATTTATCCACAGCACGTTCGGAACGACGAGCTAGAGAAGTTGCTGTCAGGAAAGTTGTTGGTGCACACAAAAGAGGGTTATTTGCTTTATTTATGGCAGAATCAATATTCATCAGTTTGCTTGCTTTTGGATTAGCGGTTGTTTTGGTGGAATTACTCCTCCCCTTTTTTAGAGAACTAACTCAGAGAGATTTATCACTAAAACTATCGAATCCAATTTTACTGCTATCTTTTGCAGCTGTCGCTCTGTTCACAGGTTTTATTTCGGGAAGTTACCCTGCTATATATTTGTCATCATTTAAACCCATCCGAATTCTAAAGGGTAAATTATACAGAGATTCCCACTTTTTTCGTAAACTGATGGTTATTGTACAATTTACAATATCGGTGGGTTTAATTATCTGCACAAGTATTATATACAAACAATTAGATTTTCTTCAAGACAAAGATATTGGTTATCAAAAAGACAACATCATCTACATTGAGATGTTGGATAATTTTCAAAAGCACTACCCCGGTTTAAAGGAAGATCTGATTAAAATACCTGGGGTAATCAAAGTGACTGCTGCCAATCAGATGCCCATTAATTTTACAAATTCAACACCTGATATTTCCTGGAAAGGGAAATCGGAAGATGCAAAAGATGTCTTATTCCAGTTAAGTTTCGTCGATTATGATTTTATTGAAACTTTTGAAATGGAAGTGTTGCAAGGACGTACATTCTCATCAAAACAAGGAGCTGACAGCCTGAAGCTTATCATTAACGAAGCTGCTGCTTCCGTTATGAATATGAAACCCATAATTGGAGCGAAAGTCAAAATTTGGGACTACGAAGGCGAGATCATTGGCATGGTCAAAAATTTCAACTTCAACAGCCTACAAGTTGGCGTTAAGCCTTTACTGATGCTTATCAGCTCCGATGAATTTAAATATATCGCAATTAAAACCACGGGAAGCGAACAACCCATTATAAACAAAATCAGAGAAATTTGGAGTCAATATTTTCCAAAAATCCCTTTTTCATATCGCCTTTTAAAAGATGATTTCTCTTATTTATACAAAGCTGAATCGCGCATGAGTCTGGTTTTTATTTCCTTTACCCTAATTGCAATTATCATTTCAGCTCTGGGCTTATTTGGTTTGTCGTCATACATTATTGAACAGAAGTATAAAGAAATGGGTATTCGCAAAGTCTTTGGAGCTGAATTTCAAAACCTATTTAAATCATTCCTTTTCCGCTTTCTGAGATGGATATTACTGGCCAACTTTATTGCCTGGCCAATTGCCTATTTTCTTATGCAGTGGTGGTTAGCTGGTTTTGCTTATCGCATTCATATTTCGTGGTTGGAATTTTTGGGAGCTGGTCTTCTATCTATCCTGATAGCCTTTGTATCGGTTTTTTATCAGAGCTATAGAATAGCAAAAATTACACCTATAAAAGCAATTAGATACGAATAA
- a CDS encoding ABC transporter ATP-binding protein, giving the protein MKKFRTNEVETTALNNVNLEISEGEFVAIMGPSGCGKSTLLNILGLLDNPSSGELFFYNERVDGYNERQRTNLRKENIGFVFQSFNLIEELTIYENVELPLLYMKVSSSERKKRVNETLDRMKIMHRAKHFPQQLSGGQQQRAAIARAVITNPKLILADEPTGNLDSTNGEEVMNLLTQLNETGTTIVMVTHSPSDADRSHRIIQLFDGHIVTENMRQKL; this is encoded by the coding sequence ATGAAAAAATTCAGAACCAATGAGGTGGAAACTACGGCTCTGAATAATGTAAATCTGGAAATCAGTGAAGGTGAATTTGTCGCTATCATGGGGCCTTCTGGTTGTGGGAAATCAACGCTTCTGAATATTCTAGGTTTATTGGACAACCCTAGCAGTGGAGAACTATTTTTCTATAACGAACGCGTTGACGGCTACAACGAGCGCCAACGAACCAACCTTAGAAAAGAAAACATTGGCTTTGTTTTTCAAAGTTTTAATTTGATTGAAGAACTTACCATTTACGAAAATGTAGAACTCCCCCTACTCTACATGAAAGTTTCAAGTTCTGAACGTAAAAAACGTGTCAATGAGACTCTGGATAGAATGAAAATCATGCACAGAGCCAAGCATTTCCCTCAACAATTGTCAGGAGGACAACAACAAAGAGCTGCCATTGCCCGAGCTGTTATCACCAATCCTAAACTTATTTTAGCCGATGAACCGACCGGAAACCTTGACTCTACCAATGGTGAAGAAGTAATGAATCTACTGACTCAACTCAACGAGACAGGGACAACCATCGTTATGGTAACCCACTCCCCTTCAGATGCTGATCGTTCACATCGAATCATTCAACTTTTCGATGGACATATTGTAACTGAAAATATGAGACAAAAACTATAA
- a CDS encoding sensor histidine kinase yields MVYKSFRLNFIFRIVALSAAIFLLAFVLSKNNYYTTASLIFLVIIYQIYEMIKYVEKTNRLLKNFLESIRYSDFTRNFKVQGLGSSFDKLQESFNAVISDFQKIRAEKEEHYFYLQTVIQHIGISLIAFHRDGSVEMINNASKKLFQVSNLTKIQDLESFSPEFVEALLKLKHGENTLIKVNDNDDILQLAIYATEFKINDRQVILVSIKNIQYELEEQEIESWQKLIRVLTHEIMNSITPISSLSNTLTTILDDFGMNNVSKFDEKDQETITEVKMALSTIQKRSSGLLHFVDTYRNLTKIPNPNFSIFPVKQLFDNIHMLMKEEMKHRNIECDISIDPETIELSADELLIEQVLINLIKNSIHALEHTENPKLSLRAYLNKRGRISIQLTDNGQGIIKEVLDKVFIPFFTTKPKGSGIGLALSKQIVRLHGGTITAHSIPDEKTTFTLTF; encoded by the coding sequence ATGGTTTATAAAAGCTTCAGACTTAATTTTATTTTTAGGATTGTGGCGCTTTCGGCTGCAATATTTCTATTGGCTTTTGTTCTGTCAAAGAATAACTATTATACGACAGCCAGTCTTATTTTTCTTGTGATTATCTATCAGATATACGAGATGATAAAGTACGTCGAAAAGACGAATAGGTTGCTTAAAAACTTCCTTGAATCGATACGTTATTCTGACTTTACAAGAAATTTTAAGGTACAGGGCTTAGGGAGCTCTTTTGATAAATTACAAGAGTCTTTTAATGCAGTAATTTCTGATTTCCAGAAAATTAGAGCGGAGAAAGAAGAGCATTATTTTTACTTGCAAACCGTCATTCAGCATATTGGAATTTCATTGATCGCATTTCATCGAGATGGTTCGGTTGAGATGATAAATAATGCGTCTAAGAAACTGTTTCAAGTTAGTAATTTAACTAAGATTCAGGATTTAGAGAGTTTTAGTCCTGAATTTGTTGAGGCCCTTCTGAAACTGAAGCATGGTGAAAATACGCTGATCAAAGTCAACGATAATGATGATATTCTGCAGTTGGCCATTTACGCTACCGAATTTAAAATAAACGACAGGCAGGTTATTCTGGTTTCGATTAAGAATATCCAGTATGAACTTGAGGAACAGGAGATAGAATCATGGCAGAAACTGATTCGAGTGTTGACCCATGAAATAATGAATTCCATTACGCCTATCTCTTCTTTATCGAATACATTGACTACAATTCTCGACGACTTTGGAATGAATAATGTCAGTAAGTTTGATGAGAAAGATCAAGAGACTATCACAGAAGTGAAAATGGCCTTATCAACGATCCAAAAACGAAGTTCAGGTTTATTGCATTTTGTTGATACCTATAGAAATTTAACTAAGATACCGAATCCGAACTTTAGTATTTTTCCTGTTAAGCAACTTTTCGATAACATCCATATGTTGATGAAAGAAGAGATGAAACATAGAAATATTGAGTGTGATATCAGTATTGATCCTGAAACGATTGAACTTTCTGCTGACGAACTTTTAATTGAGCAGGTATTGATAAATTTGATAAAGAATTCTATTCATGCACTTGAGCATACAGAGAATCCTAAATTAAGTTTACGAGCTTATTTGAATAAGCGTGGTAGGATTTCGATTCAGCTTACCGATAACGGTCAAGGTATAATAAAGGAGGTGTTGGATAAAGTCTTTATCCCATTCTTCACCACTAAACCGAAGGGGTCCGGAATTGGATTGGCTCTTTCAAAGCAGATTGTACGTCTACATGGCGGTACGATAACAGCCCATTCTATACCCGATGAAAAAACAACATTTACACTCACTTTTTAA
- a CDS encoding ABC transporter permease encodes MLKNFLKTIIRNISRNKFYSAINMAGLSIGLVCTILITLFIRDEYSYDKYNLKHDRIYRIGSDFVLNGNRDRTATSALPMGPTFKQYFPEVEEYVRFIPTRKQQIKYQNNDFYEEHIAYTDSTLFDVFSYNLIKGDPKKALTQPFSVVLNETLANKYFGDEDPINKVIWVDDTYKFTVTGVIKDIPSNSHFRFNILYSISTLVEQSGEDDFNTTDPIAFWNISYYTFILLKENHSIDQVEKKFPLYYEKYMTDFGEQFGIDFKIIFQKLPDIHLKSDLNWDAPTGNIKHIYILMVIAIFILSIAGINYINMATARSSKRAKEVGMRKVVGAQKENIFRLFLLESLSLTFAALIIAIIIVELILPFFNMFLNKNMVLSIFQTPDVILSIIAIALFLGIVSGFYPAFYLSSFQPVSILEKRRKARSGNKLLRQILVVCQFTVSAIMISGTIIVITQLFFLKNIDMGFDKENIVVAPIRDSSLRVRMDLFKTELKKNPNIEAVATSNSLIGFSNSKTVHLYEEANGMKEYALNFNVIDFDYIDLMNLKLIQGRKFSRAIKTDSTSAFIINQSASRKFKWGSNAIGKKLQFGVAFGEHKDVRSGKVIGVIHDFHYQTLSTTIEPLSLFISEEPEDRDVIHIKIKKNKQSESIAYIQKIWKSFSPNHAFHYSFLDDKIDKRFKTEERLTLIFIIFSVISILIASMGLFGLSSFMTEQRKKELGIRKVLGASTNHIVSLLTQEFLKLIIISNFIAIPIAYWALNIWLQDFPYRTIIHAWVFIATLVITLIIGLFTVSWQSFNAAKSDPIMVIKYE; translated from the coding sequence ATGCTCAAAAATTTCCTCAAAACTATTATTCGAAATATATCCAGGAATAAGTTCTATTCCGCCATTAACATGGCCGGATTGTCCATAGGATTAGTCTGCACAATCTTAATCACTTTATTTATTCGCGATGAATATTCCTACGACAAATACAACCTGAAACACGATCGGATTTACCGAATTGGATCTGACTTTGTTCTCAACGGGAATCGCGATCGTACGGCCACTTCAGCTTTACCTATGGGGCCAACCTTTAAACAATACTTCCCTGAAGTAGAAGAATATGTTCGGTTTATACCAACGCGAAAACAACAAATAAAATATCAAAACAACGATTTTTACGAGGAACATATTGCCTATACGGACTCCACTCTTTTTGATGTTTTCTCCTACAATTTAATAAAAGGTGACCCTAAAAAGGCACTTACACAACCTTTTTCTGTTGTATTAAATGAAACGCTGGCTAACAAATATTTCGGAGATGAAGATCCTATTAACAAAGTCATCTGGGTTGATGACACGTACAAGTTTACGGTCACTGGTGTTATTAAAGACATCCCATCCAATTCGCATTTTAGGTTCAATATCCTGTATTCCATAAGTACTCTGGTTGAACAAAGTGGTGAGGATGATTTTAACACAACTGATCCAATTGCGTTTTGGAATATTAGCTATTACACCTTTATCTTACTCAAAGAAAACCATTCTATTGATCAGGTCGAAAAAAAGTTCCCGCTTTATTATGAAAAGTATATGACTGATTTTGGTGAGCAATTTGGTATTGATTTCAAAATCATATTTCAAAAACTTCCAGACATACATTTAAAATCAGATTTAAACTGGGATGCCCCCACGGGAAATATAAAACACATCTACATTTTAATGGTTATCGCCATATTTATCCTTTCAATTGCGGGAATCAACTATATAAATATGGCCACTGCCAGATCAAGCAAAAGGGCCAAAGAGGTTGGTATGCGCAAAGTTGTTGGCGCACAAAAAGAGAACATTTTTCGTCTGTTCCTATTGGAAAGTTTAAGTCTTACTTTTGCCGCCCTAATTATTGCGATCATAATTGTAGAGCTGATTCTTCCGTTTTTCAATATGTTCCTCAACAAGAACATGGTTCTAAGCATTTTTCAAACTCCGGATGTCATCTTATCTATTATCGCAATAGCTTTATTCCTTGGCATTGTATCCGGATTTTACCCCGCTTTTTATTTATCCTCATTTCAACCCGTATCTATTCTTGAAAAACGGCGAAAAGCCAGAAGTGGGAATAAGCTTTTAAGGCAAATTTTGGTTGTTTGCCAATTTACAGTTTCTGCTATCATGATTAGTGGGACGATCATCGTCATTACCCAGCTCTTCTTCCTGAAAAATATAGATATGGGATTTGATAAAGAAAATATTGTTGTGGCTCCAATTCGCGACTCATCTCTCAGAGTAAGAATGGATCTTTTTAAAACTGAACTAAAGAAAAACCCGAATATTGAAGCTGTTGCGACCTCCAATTCCTTAATCGGGTTTTCGAATTCAAAAACCGTTCACCTTTACGAAGAAGCCAACGGGATGAAAGAATATGCATTAAATTTTAATGTAATTGACTTTGATTATATCGATCTAATGAACCTTAAATTGATACAGGGACGCAAATTCAGCAGAGCAATTAAAACCGACTCAACCTCAGCTTTTATAATAAACCAGTCTGCAAGTCGAAAATTTAAATGGGGCTCCAACGCCATTGGTAAAAAACTGCAATTTGGCGTTGCTTTTGGAGAACACAAAGATGTGAGATCAGGTAAAGTCATTGGCGTCATCCACGATTTTCATTATCAAACACTAAGTACAACAATAGAACCACTCAGTTTATTTATCTCTGAAGAACCTGAAGATAGAGATGTTATCCATATTAAAATCAAAAAAAACAAACAAAGTGAAAGCATAGCCTACATCCAAAAAATATGGAAAAGCTTTAGCCCCAATCATGCATTCCATTATTCCTTTTTGGATGATAAAATTGATAAGAGATTTAAAACGGAAGAACGCTTAACTCTCATATTTATTATTTTTTCAGTCATCAGTATTCTAATCGCTTCAATGGGACTGTTTGGCCTATCATCCTTTATGACTGAACAACGCAAAAAAGAACTTGGTATCCGTAAAGTCTTAGGTGCATCAACCAATCATATTGTTTCGCTATTAACTCAAGAATTTCTCAAACTTATAATCATTTCTAATTTTATCGCTATCCCTATTGCTTATTGGGCTCTTAACATTTGGTTACAAGATTTTCCTTACAGAACCATTATACACGCATGGGTATTCATAGCAACCCTGGTTATCACACTCATCATCGGTCTTTTTACTGTGTCATGGCAATCGTTCAATGCCGCAAAATCAGATCCGATTATGGTAATTAAATACGAATAG